A genome region from Microplitis demolitor isolate Queensland-Clemson2020A chromosome 1, iyMicDemo2.1a, whole genome shotgun sequence includes the following:
- the LOC103575829 gene encoding caseinolytic peptidase B protein homolog gives MSHHYYHKLYSLPKRTVSSLNNCIYSKHKHVKSHTILHNNEKGYIYNLNTFKNVDCVCLLHKFINNNLSRPSLNISLFSWDKNSRKKEYKKDNWNLKNLGFVLSGIGLIVANCHENFSQEKRFFRAAQYGNITDLKKTVADGFDVNSRHVFGWTALQCAAINGKVDAVKFLLSKGADVNAGDEFVNVYKTAKEKGVHYLDVLMNREEEFSDRLNNRASFKGFTALHYAVLADSMPCVQALLDAGADPTIENESGHRAVEYSRSTEIKELLNRHSKKYDEIMKAKEAEERRRFPLEQRLKQHIVGQEGPISIVASTIRRKENGWIDEEHPLVFLFLGSSGIGKTELAKQLAAYIHKNKPDGFIRLDMSEYQEKHEVAKLIGAPPGYVGHDDGGQLTKLLKKNPNAVVLFDEVDKAHPDVLTVLLQLFDEGRLTDGKGKTIECKDAIFIMTSNLASEEIAEHAMQLRAEAERVLNKRLDENSDEDQQPEHIVISRNFKDEVVRPILKAHFRRDEFLGRINEIVYFLPFSRSELIKLVARELETWAKRAKERHMIELKWDREVLSVLADGYDSHYGARSIKYEVERRVVNQLAAAHERGQIGKKSCVKLKTKWHENGASITLSVRPAGVKDFVDIAETDNLIKNVNGIF, from the exons atgtcacatcattattatcataaattatattcattaccTAAAAGGACAGTatcatcattaaataattgtatttattcGAAGCATAAACACGTGAAATCACATactattttacataataatgaaaaaggttatatttataatttaaatacatttaaaaatgtcgaTTGTGTATGTTTATTAcacaaatttatcaacaataatttatcacgtccgtcattgaatatttcacTGTTTTCATGggataaaaattcaagaaaaaaagaatacaaaaaAGATAactggaatttaaaaaatttgggttTTGTGTTAAGTGGGATAGGATTGATAGTTGCCAATTGTCATGAAAACTTTTCACAAg AGAAACGATTTTTTAGAGCAGCTCAGTACGGAAATataactgatttaaaaaag acaGTAGCTGATGGGTTTGATGTAAATAGTAGGCACGTTTTTGGGTGGACAGCATTACAATGTGCAGCAATTAATGGTAAAGTTGAtgcagttaaatttttattaagtaaaggTGCTGATGTTAATGCAGGAGATGAATTTGTTAATGTTTATAAAACTGCTAAGGAGAAGGGTGTCCATTATTTGGatg ttcTTATGAATCGTGAAGAAGAATTTTCTGatagattaaataatagaGCTTCATTCAAAGGATTTACAGCTTTACATTATGCTGTACTTGCTGATTCTATGCCATGCGTTCAAGCATTGTTAGATGCTGGTGCAGATCCaacaattgaaaatgaatCGGGACATAGAGCTGTTGAATATTCCAGAAGCACTGAAATTAAAGAGTTACTTAATAGACATTCTAAAAAGTATGATGAAATAATGAAAGCTAAg gaAGCAGAAGAACGACGACGATTTCCATTAGAGCAGAGATTGAAGCAGCATATTGTTGGTCAAGAAGGTCCTATTTCTATTGTAGCTTCGa cgattagaagaaaagaaaatggTTGGATTGATGAGGAACATccattggtatttttatttcttggttCATCTGGCATTGGAAAAACAGAATTAGCTAAACAGTTGGCTGcttatattcataaaaataaacctgATGGATTTATAAGATTAGATATGTCAGAGTATCAGGAAAAACATGAAGTTGCTAAATTAATTGGAGCTCCACCTGG atATGTTGGTCATGATGACGGAGGTCAGTtgactaaattattaaaaaaaaatccaaatgcTGTAGTACTTTTTGATGAAGTTGACAAAGCACATCCTGATGTTCTTACTGTTTTACTACAATTATTTGACGAg ggtAGATTAACTGACGGTAAAGGAAAGACAATAGAATGTAAAGAcgctatttttataatgacatCAAACCTTGCAAGTGAAGAAATTGCTGAGCATGCGATGCAATTGCGAGCTGAAGCAGAACGGGTATTGAATAAAAGACTTGATGAAAATTCAGATGAAGATCAGCAACCAGAACATATTGTAATTTCACGAAACTTCAAAGACGAAGTG gtaCGGCCGATACTAAAGGCCCATTTCCGTCGGGATGAATTTCTCGGTAGAATCAATGAGATCGTTTATTTTTTGCCTTTCTCTCGCtctgaattaataaaattagtagcTCGTGAATTAGAGACATGGGCAAAGAGAGCCAAAGAAAGGCATatgattgaattaaaatgGGATCGTGAAGTTCTTTCAGTTTTAGCTGATGGATATGACTCACATTATGGTGCGCGTTCGATTAAATATGAAGTTGAAAGACGTGTTGTTAATCAATTGGCTGCTGCGCATGAACGTGGGCAAATtg gTAAAAAGTCCTGCGttaaactaaaaactaaaTGGCATGAAAATGGTGCCAGTATTACATTATCTGTACGACCAGCTGGTGTTAAAGATTTTGTTGACATTGCTGAAACAGataatcttataaaaaatgtcaatggTATCTTTTGA